The genomic segment CCGCGCTCCGCGCGGCAGCCGGTGACTCCGTCACCGGCGCGGCCAACTCCGTTGTCCGCGGCTCGAATCGCTTCGCGATTCGGCCTGCCGGAATTCGCTCCGCGATTTCCGGGTGAAAACCGCTCCGCGGCTTTCACTAAAAACAGCGGCAAAGGGCGCCACCGTGCGGGGTGTGACGCTACGTCAGGTAGGGACATACCAATACCTGATGTAGCGTCAGCTTATGCCGCAAACCCCCACAGCTGAAACATATTCGTACTGCCCCCATTGCGACCCCAAATCCACAATCAAATCCACCCATGCATCGTCCTGAGCCGTCACATCTCCAGCCGCCCAGGACCGGATAATGGCGTCCCACCGGCGAATGTTGAGACTGCGGTACTCCAGCACCCGCTGAAACCGTCGACCGCCACACTCGGACTAGCCGGGTGGGGTGACCGCTCCTGAAGGAGACCAAGTCCGGTGCCTGACGTGCCTGCTACCAGAAGCTTCTACATCAGTGGTGTTCGCGCAGCATCAAACGGGGGATGCAAAGTCCCTATCTTCTTCGAGTGATACGGGATCGTTGATCAAGCCTCCTTTGTGGCGTCCTCCACCGCCTCGAAAATGTCCGCGTCCGTTTCCTGTTGCCACCTAGGCAGCTCGGGCCAGTCCGCGACATAGCCAGGCTTGACGTCTTCGCCAAAGTGCTTGTACATCTGTGCAGTCCAGGCAGTGGCGACGAATCGGCTCTTCTGCTCACGCGACAGACGCGACGCGTTGCGATCCGAGTGGGCAAGGAGCTGGGCAACCTGGTCGAAGACGGCGCCGGCGGCAGCTCGCTCCCAGTCGGGGGTGTCCTGCCATGGCGTCACGTAGGACGGCTTCGGTTCGCCGTCGAAATGCTTGCGCACCCCTGCGATCCAAGCCTCGCGGAATACCTTCGCGCCCTCGATGTCGCTCACAACGCTCACCTTTCGCTTTTCGGTCAGACGGTCAGCACACGGATCCGGGCATCGAGTTCGGCGACCCTGCGGTCCCCGGACAGCGCCGTGCAGGCGGTGCGCAGGTCGCCGAGTCTACGAGCCACGTAACCGGATGAGGACTCGTGGCAAATCTTGAGGGCCTGATCGGCATAGGAGGTGAGCTGCTCGACGTCCCTGCGTTTGGCCCCGATTGCTGCCAGGTCGGTAAGCACGGCCGCCCGGCGCCGCAGAGAGAGGCCAGGTGCGAGTCCGTCGAGCCGCAGTGCGTCTTGGAGAGCTCGTTCGGCGAGGTCTAGGCGCTCAAGTCGTACGTACCGGGCGCCGCGTTCCTCCGCCAGGCGTGAGCCGTCGAAGCGCAGCCAGCCGCCGTTGCCCGAAACCGGGCCTGCGGTGACCTCCTGAGCCACGTCCAGCGCCCGTTCGCAGGAGGCCAGGTCCCCCAGTCCCGCGTGTGCTTCGGCCTGCACCGAGGCGACCCAGTGGCGTGTGGAGAGCTGCGGGTCGCCACGGCGTGCGATACGTTCAGCGGCGCTGAGCGTGGACACGGCTTGCGTGTATCGGTTTTCGTACAGGTCGACGTAGGCCAGGCGCGTGAGTCCGCACGCCCACAAGTCGTATGCCTTGGAGTCCTTAGCTGCTGAGGTGGCAAGGCTGTATGCGACTGCGGCGTCGGTGTACCGGTTCTGGTCGAAGGCCAGCTCCCCGGCGAGCTGGAACAGGTCTGCAGCCGCTGCGACGAGCGTGTGGTGGTGGCGGGTTTTGCCGTCGGCGAGGCAGTCGGCAAGCGCGGTTGTCTGGTCGTGTACAAGTGGATGCACAGCTGCCTTGGTGCGCGCCATCTGAAACACCTGCCAGAGGTGGTTGTTCATCGCAGCGAAGGTCCCCGCGTGGGCGTCTGTTGTCTCGCTGCCGTCGGCGGTAGCGTCGTCGCTCATCGCGGAGAGGGCGCTGGTCACGGCTACCAGGCGCAAAAATTCACGTCGGATCATGTCGTCGGATACCCCCGCACTGAAGACGCTCCCCTGCGTGACTGTCACTGGCTCTTGAGCAGCGC from the Streptomyces venezuelae genome contains:
- a CDS encoding helix-turn-helix transcriptional regulator: MTLGERRKRLGYSQEALAADLDVDRRTVGRWECGKALPQPCQRPRLAKLLQVELHELDVLIAETRTGAAQEPVTVTQGSVFSAGVSDDMIRREFLRLVAVTSALSAMSDDATADGSETTDAHAGTFAAMNNHLWQVFQMARTKAAVHPLVHDQTTALADCLADGKTRHHHTLVAAAADLFQLAGELAFDQNRYTDAAVAYSLATSAAKDSKAYDLWACGLTRLAYVDLYENRYTQAVSTLSAAERIARRGDPQLSTRHWVASVQAEAHAGLGDLASCERALDVAQEVTAGPVSGNGGWLRFDGSRLAEERGARYVRLERLDLAERALQDALRLDGLAPGLSLRRRAAVLTDLAAIGAKRRDVEQLTSYADQALKICHESSSGYVARRLGDLRTACTALSGDRRVAELDARIRVLTV